The proteins below are encoded in one region of Acidobacteriota bacterium:
- a CDS encoding aminotransferase class V-fold PLP-dependent enzyme: MNAAQRRLIERIRDSIIGEDRALDGPYGLRRVTYADYTASGRSLSFIEDFIAGEVLPLYANTHSETSTTGRQTSRFREQARAIIAESVGAGDDDVVIFCGSGATGAINKLIGVLNLRIPAELDARYGLSRRIPADERPVVFIGPYEHHSNELPWRETIADVVVIDEDADGRIDQQHLERELQSYQHRALLIGSFSAASNVTGIVSDTRGISILLHRYGALAFWDFAAAAPYVQIEMNPRHDGAGGELAYKDAIFISPHKFIGGPGTPGVLVVKKALLKNAVPSDPGGGTVSYVSSLQHDYVSDPAHREEGGTPAIIESIRAGLVFQLKQAVGTDLIEELEAGFVRRAIESWSRNPKIQILGNHDSQRLSIVSFLIRHGERFLHHNFVVALLNDLFGIQARGGCSCAGPYGHRLLGIDIQRSMRFQEVIRAGCEGIKPGWVRVNFNYFISEEAFCYILDAVHLVAEGGYLLLDDYEFSSDTGLWQHRHWRDKPGLGLTDLSYERGKLEYPTMHVGQPESCLQRYLEQAREIFAERRRQGPRTLPPPALEENLERLRWFPLPGEVTAGAR; this comes from the coding sequence ATGAACGCGGCTCAGCGACGCCTGATCGAAAGGATTCGTGATTCCATCATCGGGGAGGACCGCGCCCTCGATGGCCCCTACGGCCTGCGCCGCGTGACCTATGCCGATTACACGGCCTCCGGCCGCTCGCTGTCTTTCATCGAAGACTTCATCGCCGGAGAGGTCCTGCCCCTCTACGCCAACACCCACAGCGAGACGTCCACCACGGGACGCCAAACCAGCCGTTTCCGGGAACAGGCCCGCGCCATCATCGCCGAGAGCGTGGGCGCCGGTGACGACGACGTGGTCATTTTCTGCGGCTCGGGAGCGACGGGAGCCATCAATAAGTTGATCGGTGTTCTCAACCTGCGCATTCCCGCGGAGCTGGACGCGCGCTATGGCCTGTCCCGGCGGATTCCGGCCGATGAACGGCCGGTGGTCTTCATCGGCCCCTACGAGCATCACTCCAACGAGCTGCCCTGGAGAGAAACTATCGCCGACGTGGTGGTGATCGACGAAGACGCCGACGGTCGCATCGACCAGCAGCACCTCGAGCGTGAATTGCAGAGCTACCAGCACCGTGCGCTGCTCATCGGAAGCTTCTCGGCGGCGTCGAACGTCACGGGCATCGTCTCCGACACTCGGGGCATTTCCATCCTTCTCCACCGCTATGGTGCGCTGGCGTTCTGGGATTTCGCCGCCGCGGCGCCCTACGTGCAAATCGAAATGAACCCGCGGCACGACGGCGCGGGAGGTGAACTGGCCTACAAGGACGCGATCTTCATCTCGCCCCACAAGTTCATCGGCGGACCCGGAACTCCCGGTGTGCTGGTGGTCAAGAAAGCCTTGCTGAAGAACGCCGTGCCCAGTGATCCCGGGGGGGGCACGGTTTCCTATGTCAGCAGTCTCCAGCACGACTACGTTTCCGACCCCGCGCATCGTGAAGAAGGGGGCACACCGGCGATCATCGAATCGATTCGAGCCGGCCTGGTCTTCCAGCTCAAGCAGGCCGTCGGTACGGACCTGATCGAAGAACTGGAAGCGGGTTTCGTCCGGCGTGCCATCGAGTCCTGGAGCCGCAACCCCAAGATCCAGATTCTCGGTAACCACGATTCCCAGCGGCTGTCGATCGTCTCCTTCCTGATCCGACACGGCGAACGCTTCCTGCACCACAACTTCGTCGTCGCCTTGCTCAACGATCTCTTCGGCATCCAAGCCCGTGGCGGCTGTTCCTGCGCCGGGCCATACGGCCACCGCCTGCTGGGTATCGACATCCAGCGCTCGATGCGTTTTCAAGAAGTGATCCGCGCCGGCTGCGAAGGCATCAAGCCCGGATGGGTGAGAGTCAATTTCAATTATTTCATCTCGGAAGAGGCCTTCTGCTACATCCTCGATGCCGTGCACCTGGTGGCGGAAGGCGGCTACCTGTTGCTTGACGACTACGAGTTCTCTTCGGACACGGGTCTCTGGCAGCACCGACACTGGCGCGACAAGCCGGGCCTCGGCCTGACGGATCTGAGTTACGAGCGGGGCAAACTGGAGTACCCGACGATGCATGTCGGCCAGCCCGAGAGTTGCCTTCAACGCTACCTCGAACAGGCCCGCGAGATCTTCGCGGAACGTCGCCGGCAAGGGCCGCGCACGCTCCCCCCCCCGGCCCTCGAAGAGAACCTGGAGCGCCTGCGCTGGTTTCCCCTCCCCGGAGAAGTCACCGCCGGTGCGCGCTGA
- a CDS encoding tyrosine-type recombinase/integrase, translated as MVPARDPPDTTRPPAGALARLGEELATRHYGLWVRREVLDWARRFIRTGAIRPRRRVEQAAVQLFVEGVARREGPDAAAAAAWALVFFCRHVLACRGPWLDALLEAHPSLRWPRSLSRAEVRHWLARLDDRLQLVALLIYGSGLTLGECLTLRLRDLDPASARLRIADGRRRQRVTWIAFRAGRPLGRQIARVRRRHLEERRRGGGWVLVADPGDARPRKTRRLEWQFLFPAESPPLPAGVVDCRRGLPGHRGRVEARLREGARRAGLGGAVGAPSLRHAFSAHLLEDGVEPEHLRALLGLGRLRLPEKVLARIRSPLDAL; from the coding sequence GTGGTGCCAGCCAGAGATCCGCCCGACACGACCCGTCCTCCTGCAGGAGCGCTGGCGCGCCTGGGGGAGGAGCTTGCCACCCGGCACTACGGTCTGTGGGTGCGGCGGGAGGTGCTGGATTGGGCGCGTCGCTTCATCCGTACTGGAGCCATCCGCCCGCGCCGGCGGGTGGAACAGGCGGCGGTGCAGCTCTTCGTGGAAGGAGTCGCCCGGCGGGAGGGGCCGGATGCCGCGGCCGCGGCGGCCTGGGCGTTGGTCTTTTTCTGCCGCCACGTGCTCGCCTGCCGCGGGCCCTGGCTCGACGCCCTGCTCGAGGCGCACCCGTCTCTTCGCTGGCCCCGTTCGCTCTCCCGGGCCGAGGTGCGGCACTGGTTGGCCCGCCTCGACGACCGTCTGCAACTGGTCGCTCTGCTGATCTACGGCTCGGGGCTGACCCTGGGGGAATGCCTGACCCTGCGCCTGCGCGACCTGGACCCAGCGTCCGCCCGGCTCCGCATCGCCGACGGTCGACGACGGCAGCGTGTCACCTGGATCGCCTTCCGCGCCGGGCGGCCGCTCGGGCGACAGATCGCACGGGTGCGACGCCGTCACCTGGAAGAGCGCCGCCGTGGAGGCGGCTGGGTGCTGGTTGCCGACCCGGGCGACGCGAGGCCGCGCAAGACCCGGCGGTTGGAGTGGCAGTTCCTCTTTCCCGCCGAGTCCCCCCCATTGCCTGCTGGTGTGGTCGATTGTCGACGTGGCTTGCCCGGCCATCGAGGGCGGGTGGAAGCCCGGTTGCGGGAGGGGGCCCGGCGGGCCGGCCTGGGGGGCGCGGTGGGAGCGCCCAGTCTGCGCCACGCCTTCAGCGCGCACCTGTTGGAAGACGGCGTGGAGCCGGAGCACCTGCGGGCGTTGCTCGGGCTGGGAAGGCTCCGCCTGCCCGAAAAAGTCCTGGCCCGCATCCGCTCGCCCCTCGACGCCCTGTGA
- a CDS encoding DNA topoisomerase 3, whose amino-acid sequence MAGFRLIVTEKPSVARDIARVLGISGRGDGFIGKGATRISWCLGHLLELAPPAAYDERWRSWRLENLPILVSSFRLSPREDSKDQWRALRALLTDPHLEEVINACDAGREGELIFAYARQASGCKAPVRRLWISSMTDQAIREGFDRLRDGSDFTALEAAARCRSEADWLVGLNATRAMTLRARRGSDSRLLSLGRVQTPTLALICRREQEIENFEPQTFWQVRVRFAVEDGSFLATWTRPGVKGDQADRLDSKQAAEAICSRIEGRDGIVTRADGRRVKEKPPLLYDLTALQKEANARFGLSAQKTLDLAQSLYERKKVITYPRTDARHLGSDLVDTLPGRIRSLGFGPYEKTAGEIIETWPPKLGKRVIDDAEVSDHHAIIPTGSDPRRAGLDPDEKKLFDLVARRFLAVFLPDALFSVMAARTSIGDDHFIARGRSCLAPGWRAIDPPRSTKKEREVILPALEPGMQARQAAHEIREGRTKPPRRYTEATLLGAMERAGEGLEEQELKRAMKRNGLGTPATRAAIIETLLRRNYVRREAGSLVPSEEGRALIECLPVDELRSARLTGAWEAQLVAIAEGRHDREEFMKAIRTLTRRVVEAIASAEISDAGLATLSRPEAAEGEPFGKCPCCEGEVLAGARGWRCSACNLSIPRSIARREISDRMARALLSARRCPPVKGFRSRAGKEFQAGLEIDEKGEIRFFFPGSEALGDCPACGEPVRQRGRVYSCDTGRDCPFVVFAETSGRRIPESSVRELLEKGHSTLLEGFERRDGTRFTGRLEWNGRRVVVAARDARSAAGSVGACPRCGEAVSWLSGAWRCPGDDFELPARIAGRRLGADEVRALLTAGRTPRLYGFRKRDGKPFRAALVLDLEAKRLLTFDFKPVEDEPAPSLPEGAPPPAFGKWRVCPACFERADPDPGYVIAGKEAWGCSKWSRGCTLRIPFIIEGQRLNEDDARRLLGRERATRYLRGLHSDRGNLPVSRVVLRPLEDPCWKLEAKGGREP is encoded by the coding sequence GTGGCCGGTTTTCGCCTCATAGTCACCGAAAAACCGAGCGTCGCCCGGGACATCGCCCGGGTGCTGGGGATTTCCGGCCGAGGTGACGGCTTCATCGGCAAGGGTGCGACACGGATCTCCTGGTGCCTGGGGCACTTGCTCGAGCTGGCGCCGCCGGCGGCCTATGACGAGCGCTGGCGCTCCTGGCGGCTCGAGAACCTGCCGATCCTGGTCTCCTCGTTCCGGCTCTCTCCCCGCGAAGACTCGAAAGACCAGTGGCGCGCCCTGCGTGCCCTGCTCACCGACCCCCACCTCGAAGAGGTGATCAACGCCTGCGATGCGGGCCGGGAGGGCGAACTGATCTTCGCCTACGCCCGCCAGGCCTCGGGCTGCAAAGCGCCGGTGCGGCGGTTGTGGATCTCCTCGATGACCGACCAGGCGATCCGGGAAGGCTTTGACCGCCTGCGGGATGGCAGCGACTTCACCGCTCTCGAAGCCGCGGCCCGCTGTCGCAGCGAAGCCGACTGGCTGGTGGGCCTCAACGCGACCCGCGCCATGACCCTCCGGGCCCGCCGTGGCTCCGACTCCCGGCTGCTCTCCCTGGGGCGGGTGCAGACACCGACCCTGGCCCTGATCTGCCGGCGTGAACAGGAAATCGAGAACTTCGAGCCACAGACCTTCTGGCAGGTCCGGGTGCGCTTCGCCGTCGAAGACGGATCCTTTCTGGCCACCTGGACCCGGCCGGGAGTCAAGGGGGATCAGGCGGATCGCCTGGACAGCAAACAGGCGGCGGAGGCGATCTGCTCCCGCATCGAGGGTCGCGATGGAATCGTCACCCGGGCCGACGGCCGCCGGGTCAAGGAAAAGCCCCCCCTGCTCTACGACCTGACCGCCCTGCAGAAGGAAGCCAACGCCCGCTTCGGCCTGTCGGCCCAGAAGACCCTCGACCTGGCCCAGTCGCTCTACGAAAGAAAGAAAGTCATCACCTATCCCCGGACCGACGCGCGGCACCTGGGCAGCGACCTGGTCGACACCCTGCCCGGAAGGATCAGGAGCCTGGGATTCGGCCCCTACGAGAAGACGGCGGGGGAAATCATCGAAACCTGGCCACCGAAACTGGGCAAACGCGTGATCGATGACGCCGAGGTCTCCGACCACCACGCCATCATCCCTACGGGCAGCGATCCCCGCCGTGCGGGTCTCGACCCGGACGAGAAGAAACTCTTCGATCTGGTGGCCCGCCGCTTTCTCGCGGTCTTCCTGCCGGACGCGCTGTTTTCCGTCATGGCGGCCCGAACCTCCATCGGTGACGACCACTTCATCGCCCGGGGGCGCAGTTGCCTGGCTCCAGGATGGAGAGCCATCGACCCGCCTCGCTCGACCAAGAAGGAACGGGAGGTGATCCTGCCCGCCCTGGAGCCGGGTATGCAGGCCCGGCAAGCCGCGCACGAGATCCGCGAAGGCCGTACCAAACCGCCGCGGCGCTACACCGAGGCCACCTTGCTGGGAGCCATGGAACGGGCCGGCGAAGGACTCGAAGAGCAGGAACTCAAGCGGGCCATGAAACGGAACGGCCTGGGCACCCCGGCCACCCGGGCGGCGATCATCGAGACTCTCTTGCGCCGCAACTACGTACGCCGCGAGGCCGGCAGCCTGGTGCCCAGCGAAGAGGGCCGGGCCCTGATCGAATGCCTGCCGGTGGACGAGCTGCGCTCGGCACGGCTGACCGGCGCCTGGGAAGCCCAGCTGGTGGCCATCGCCGAAGGGCGTCACGACCGCGAGGAGTTCATGAAAGCGATCCGCACGCTGACCCGCCGGGTCGTCGAGGCCATCGCTTCCGCCGAGATCTCCGACGCGGGCCTCGCCACACTTTCGCGGCCGGAAGCCGCCGAGGGAGAGCCTTTCGGAAAATGCCCCTGCTGCGAAGGGGAAGTGCTGGCCGGTGCCCGGGGCTGGCGCTGTTCGGCCTGCAACCTCTCGATTCCCCGCTCCATCGCCCGGCGCGAGATTTCCGACCGGATGGCGCGCGCCCTGCTGAGCGCAAGGCGCTGCCCACCGGTCAAGGGTTTTCGCTCACGGGCCGGCAAGGAATTCCAGGCCGGGCTCGAAATCGACGAGAAGGGGGAAATCCGCTTCTTCTTTCCCGGTTCCGAGGCCCTCGGTGATTGCCCGGCCTGCGGCGAACCCGTCCGGCAGCGGGGCCGGGTCTACTCCTGCGATACGGGCCGCGACTGCCCCTTCGTGGTCTTCGCCGAAACCAGCGGACGCCGTATTCCCGAATCAAGCGTCCGGGAACTGCTCGAGAAAGGCCACTCGACTCTTCTCGAAGGCTTCGAACGTCGAGACGGAACCCGGTTCACCGGCCGGCTGGAGTGGAACGGCAGGCGGGTCGTGGTGGCGGCGCGGGATGCGCGTTCCGCCGCCGGATCGGTCGGCGCCTGCCCGCGCTGCGGCGAGGCGGTGAGCTGGCTCTCGGGAGCCTGGCGCTGCCCGGGAGACGACTTCGAACTTCCAGCCAGGATCGCCGGCCGGCGCCTGGGAGCCGACGAGGTGCGGGCGCTGCTCACGGCGGGGCGCACGCCACGGTTGTACGGGTTCCGCAAGCGGGACGGCAAGCCCTTTCGAGCGGCGCTGGTGCTGGATCTCGAAGCCAAGCGCCTGCTGACCTTCGATTTCAAGCCCGTCGAAGACGAGCCCGCCCCTTCCCTTCCGGAGGGAGCGCCCCCGCCGGCCTTCGGAAAGTGGCGGGTCTGCCCTGCCTGCTTCGAGCGGGCCGATCCCGACCCGGGCTACGTCATCGCCGGCAAGGAGGCCTGGGGCTGTTCGAAATGGAGTCGAGGCTGCACGCTGAGGATTCCATTCATCATCGAGGGCCAGCGCCTGAACGAGGACGACGCCCGTCGCTTGCTCGGGCGCGAGAGAGCCACGCGCTATCTCCGCGGCTTGCACTCGGACCGCGGGAATCTTCCCGTCAGCAGGGTCGTGCTGCGCCCCCTCGAGGATCCCTGCTGGAAGCTCGAAGCCAAGGGCGGCCGAGAGCCGTAA
- the rocD gene encoding ornithine--oxo-acid transaminase, producing MTHAPSPAELIATEDRFSAHNYHPLDVVLTRGEGCYVWDVEGRRYLDCLAAYSAVNQGHNHPRIVSALVEQARKLALTSRAFRNDQFGPFCEELATLAGYQKVLAMNSGAEAVETAIKAARKWGYQVKGVAADQAEIIVFENNFHGRTVTIVSFSSEDQYKDGFGPLTPGFRILPYGDVDAVEKAIGPNTVAVLMEPVQGEGGIIVPPAGTLTRLQEVCRRERVLLILDEIQSGLGRTGKLFAYQHEQGVRPDGLILGKALSGGLYPVSAFLADDELMGVFNPGDHGSTYGGNPLAAAVAREALKVLIDEDLPNRAAAMGARFRQGLEAIAASAVRELRVIGLWIGIELNPEAGGARRYCEALQTEGLLCKETHTHTIRVAPPLCITADQVDEAIEKIAKVFETLPPTP from the coding sequence GTGACACACGCCCCCTCACCTGCCGAGTTGATCGCCACCGAGGACCGCTTCAGCGCCCACAACTACCATCCCCTCGACGTGGTCCTGACCCGCGGTGAGGGTTGCTACGTCTGGGACGTCGAGGGGCGACGCTACCTCGACTGCCTGGCGGCCTACAGCGCCGTCAACCAGGGCCACAATCACCCGCGGATCGTATCGGCCCTGGTCGAGCAGGCCCGAAAGCTCGCCCTGACTTCCCGCGCCTTCCGCAACGATCAGTTCGGCCCCTTCTGCGAAGAGCTGGCCACCCTGGCCGGCTACCAGAAGGTGCTGGCCATGAACTCCGGCGCCGAAGCCGTGGAAACCGCCATCAAGGCGGCCCGCAAGTGGGGCTACCAGGTCAAGGGGGTGGCGGCCGACCAGGCCGAGATCATCGTCTTCGAGAACAACTTCCACGGACGAACCGTGACCATCGTCTCCTTCTCGTCCGAGGACCAGTACAAGGACGGTTTCGGCCCCTTGACCCCGGGGTTCCGCATCCTGCCCTACGGCGACGTGGATGCGGTGGAAAAGGCCATCGGCCCCAACACGGTGGCCGTGCTGATGGAACCCGTGCAGGGCGAGGGCGGCATCATCGTCCCTCCGGCAGGCACGCTGACCCGGCTCCAGGAGGTTTGCCGGCGGGAACGGGTGCTGCTGATTCTCGACGAGATCCAGTCGGGCCTCGGCCGGACAGGCAAGCTCTTCGCCTACCAGCACGAACAGGGCGTGCGGCCCGATGGCCTGATCCTGGGAAAGGCGCTTTCCGGCGGGCTCTACCCGGTCTCGGCCTTCCTCGCCGACGACGAACTCATGGGCGTGTTCAACCCCGGCGACCATGGCTCGACCTACGGGGGCAACCCCCTGGCGGCAGCCGTGGCCCGGGAAGCCCTCAAGGTGCTGATCGACGAAGATCTACCCAACCGTGCCGCGGCCATGGGGGCGCGTTTCCGCCAGGGCCTCGAGGCCATCGCCGCTTCCGCCGTCCGCGAACTGCGGGTGATCGGCTTGTGGATCGGCATCGAATTGAACCCGGAGGCCGGCGGGGCCCGCCGCTACTGCGAGGCCCTGCAAACCGAGGGCCTGCTCTGCAAGGAAACCCATACGCACACCATCCGGGTCGCCCCTCCCCTCTGCATCACCGCCGACCAGGTGGACGAGGCTATCGAAAAAATAGCGAAGGTGTTCGAAACCCTCCCCCCCACCCCCTGA
- a CDS encoding nucleoside monophosphate kinase, with amino-acid sequence MWSRGARAGPLSDAWLLVGPTGSGKSPTGELLARRTGRFHLDFGHHLREIAAGRRVVDLSPEEEAFVRRLLAARSLFPDADFPLAARIVEGILARRAGDRKVILNGIPRHVAQARRIGGLLEISRVIVLHCPAEVAAGRVARRRRGSSEDHAGRDDDAPEDVREKLRLYEAETRPLVQWYRRRGVRVLSLPVTLTTTAEDLVAGLGLSDPDGRG; translated from the coding sequence ATGTGGAGTCGAGGCGCACGCGCCGGGCCGCTCAGCGACGCCTGGTTGCTTGTGGGGCCCACAGGTTCGGGCAAGTCGCCGACTGGAGAGCTGCTGGCCCGGAGGACTGGGCGCTTCCACTTGGACTTCGGCCATCACCTGCGGGAGATCGCCGCCGGTCGCCGGGTCGTGGACCTCAGCCCCGAGGAAGAGGCTTTCGTTCGGCGGCTGTTGGCCGCCAGGTCCCTGTTTCCCGACGCGGATTTCCCCCTCGCTGCGCGCATCGTCGAGGGGATCCTCGCGCGGCGGGCCGGGGATCGAAAGGTGATTCTCAATGGCATACCGCGACACGTGGCCCAGGCCCGGAGGATCGGCGGCCTGCTGGAAATCAGTCGCGTGATCGTGCTCCATTGCCCGGCAGAAGTCGCCGCAGGCCGTGTGGCCCGCCGTCGTCGGGGATCGAGCGAGGACCATGCCGGGCGTGACGATGACGCTCCGGAAGATGTTCGGGAGAAGCTGCGCCTCTACGAAGCCGAGACGCGGCCCCTGGTGCAATGGTACCGGCGGCGCGGGGTACGGGTCCTGTCTCTTCCCGTCACGCTTACGACCACGGCCGAAGACCTGGTCGCCGGCCTTGGCCTGTCGGACCCGGACGGCAGGGGCTGA
- a CDS encoding Nif3-like dinuclear metal center hexameric protein, translated as MAARNEVVDYLETYLEPGAVQDYCPNGLQVEGRESIQRLAVGVTACQALIEAAAAWRADALLVHHGIFWNSARGVRVERSLRRRLEGLLRAEINLLAYHLPLDRHPEVGNNAVLARRLGAVDVEPAFPSGGVPVGLACRLAQNVDAAEFFGRIARATGRDPLVVDGGPARLRSFGVVTGADPRSAETAARMGLDLFLTGESSEAMVHLAREEGLHFVAAGHHATERFGVQALGEHLARRFGLEQRFIEIGSPV; from the coding sequence GTGGCCGCGCGCAACGAGGTCGTCGACTACCTCGAGACCTATCTCGAACCGGGCGCTGTGCAGGACTACTGCCCCAACGGCCTGCAGGTGGAGGGACGCGAGTCGATCCAACGCCTGGCGGTGGGTGTCACGGCCTGCCAGGCCCTGATCGAAGCAGCGGCGGCGTGGCGGGCCGACGCTTTGCTGGTCCACCACGGCATTTTCTGGAACTCCGCCCGGGGTGTGCGTGTCGAGCGCTCTCTGCGCCGCCGCCTGGAGGGGCTGTTACGGGCCGAGATCAACCTGCTGGCCTACCACTTGCCCCTCGACCGGCATCCGGAGGTGGGTAACAACGCGGTTCTGGCCCGCCGCCTGGGCGCCGTCGACGTGGAGCCGGCGTTCCCCTCGGGGGGCGTTCCCGTCGGTCTGGCCTGCCGGCTGGCGCAGAACGTGGACGCCGCGGAGTTCTTCGGCCGTATTGCCCGGGCCACGGGACGTGATCCCCTGGTGGTCGACGGCGGCCCGGCGCGGCTGCGGAGCTTCGGCGTGGTCACCGGGGCCGATCCCCGCTCGGCGGAAACCGCCGCGCGGATGGGTCTCGACCTCTTCCTGACCGGCGAGAGCAGCGAGGCGATGGTGCATCTCGCCCGGGAAGAAGGCCTGCACTTCGTCGCGGCGGGGCATCACGCCACCGAGCGTTTCGGCGTCCAGGCTCTCGGCGAGCATCTCGCCCGTCGCTTCGGCCTCGAGCAGCGTTTCATCGAGATCGGTTCCCCCGTCTGA